Proteins encoded in a region of the Diabrotica undecimpunctata isolate CICGRU chromosome 10, icDiaUnde3, whole genome shotgun sequence genome:
- the LOC140451750 gene encoding 52 kDa repressor of the inhibitor of the protein kinase-like: MASEAAEAFLTAKPFDIQINEFASKTIETNRKVLCLVISCIVFSGNHDLPLRGKESSDGGFQDLCNFRIDAGDTILQEHFEHGSKNASYKLVRIQNEINDICGQVIRREIFEVKKANYYAILADETADISGREQLSTSLRYFDEEAEEIREEFTEFVQLDALNAPSIAKAIDDSLTNHEVDPLKCIGLGFDGFSTMSGKEGGVQAILKKKYSKSCFFSLCVTQIKFSCERFESCK, encoded by the coding sequence ATGGCTAGCGAGGCCGCGGAAGCTTTTTTAACAGCGAAACCATTTGACATTCAAATTAACGAGTTTGCAAGCAAAACAATAGAAACTAACAGAAAAGTCTTATGTTTAGTTATCTCGTGTATCGTTTTCTCAGGCAATCATGATTTACCTCTCCGTGGGAAAGAATCGAGTGATGGTGGTTTCCAAGACTTGTGTAATTTTCGAATTGATGCCGGAGACACAATTTTGCAGGAGCATTTTGAACATGGCTCTAAGAATGCCTCATACAAGTTAGTGAggatacaaaatgaaataaatgacATCTGCGGCCAAGTAATTAGAAGAGAAATTTTTGAAGTCAAAAAAGCAAACTACTACGCAATATTAGCTGACGAAACCGCTGACATTTCAGGCAGAGAACAGTTGTCAACTAGTTTGAGATATTTTGATGAAGAAGCAGAAGAAATTCGTGAAGAATTTACAGAGTTTGTTCAGCTCGATGCTCTGAATGCACCAAGCATTGCAAAGGCAATTGATGATTCCTTGACAAATCATGAAGTTGATCCACTCAAATGTATCGGCCTGGGGTTTGATGGTTTCTCCACTATGTCGGGAAAGGAAGGCGGAGTTCAagcaattttaaagaaaaaatacagcAAGTCTTGTTTTTTTTCACTGTGCGTCACACAAATTAAATTTAGTTGTGAACGATTTGAATCGTGTAAATGA